The following nucleotide sequence is from Catillopecten margaritatus gill symbiont.
CGCATGATGCCACTCACCAAAAACACCCCAAAGCCCCTGCTCAAAGTTCACGGAAAAACTTTGATTGAGCATACGATAGATAGACTAAAAGACGCCAATATCACTGATATTGTCATCAACACCGCCTATCTTGGCGATAAAATTCAAAAATACCTTGGAAATGGCTCACAGTTCGGCGTCAAAATTCAATACAGCGCCGAAAATACCGCCTTAGAAACAGCAGGTGGCATCATTCAAGCCTTGCCTTTATTGGACGATAAACCTTTTATAGTGATTAATGCCGATGTGCTTTGCAACTTGGATTTATCCATCCCTACCCTACCCAGCGACTCCTTAGCTCATTTAGTGTTAATTGACAACCCAGCGCATAATACTAATGGTGATTTCTCTTTAAACAACAATAAAGTCATTTTAAAACAAGCCAAAACCTACACTTTTTCAGGGATTGGCATTTATCACCCCGATTTTTTTAAAGCACATCTAGACAGTGAGCAAAAACTGCCACTTATTACGCTATTTAAAGAAGCCATTAACAGAAAAAAACTCACTGGCAAGTACTATCAATGCGATTGGCAAGACATTGGTACACCCGAACGCTTAGAATTCGTTAATAAACTGTAAAAGTCACTCATTTATGAGTAAAATAATCCTTGGTAGCATCAAGGGTGCGCCAACAATAAATGATTATAAACTCCGCCAGGCCCGGAAGGGAGCAACGGTAATAATTTTTTTATGTGTCGGCTGTTATTCTTGGTGTTACCATTTTTAATTTGGAACCTAACATGAGCGAACCTTATCAAGTTTTAGCGCGCAAATACCGCCCCCACACCTTTGGTGAAATGGTTGGTCAAACGCACACGACTAAAACTTTGATCAATGCACTTGATGCGGATAATTTACACCACGGCTTCCTATTTACCGGGACTCGTGGTGTTGGCAAAACCACCATTGCGAGAATTTTTGCCAAATCCATCAACTGCGAAAGCGGTGTTAGTTCCACCCCTTGTGGCACCTGCCCAACCTGTATCGAAATCGACAGCGGTCAATCCATTGACCTTATCGAACTCGACGCTGCTTCGCATACTGGCGTGGATAATATGCGTGATATGCTGGAAAATGCACAGTATATGCCAACTAAAAATCGTTATAAGATTTATCTGATTGACGAGGTGCATATGCTTTCAAAAGGCAGTTTTAACGCCCTATTGAAAACCCTTGAAGAGCCCCCTGAGCACATCAAGTTTTTACTCGCAACCACCGACCCACAAAAAGTCCCTGTTACTGTTTTGTCTCGCTGTTTGCAATTCACTTTACAAAAACTGACCCACGACGAAATTCTTGGGCAGTTGAAGTTCATTATGGACACCGAGGGCTACAAATACGAAGAACCTGCCCTCGCTCAAATTGCCGATTTTGGCAACGGTTCAATGCGTGATGCACTTAGTTTGCTTGACCAATCTATTTCGTATGGCAATGGTAGTGTGATGATGGCAGACATCAAGGCCATGCTCGGCTTGGTGCAACACGATGACATTATTACTTTGGCAAAACACCTGCTCAATCAAGATGCTGAAGCTGTCATTGGTTTTGTCAAAGAACTTTCACACAAAGGTGAAAACTTAACCCAAGCATTAAAAGATTTGAGCTCATTGTTTCACCAAATCTCTATTGCTCAAATTCTTGGTAATTCAGATTTTTCTGATGATATTAAGGCCCTTTCTATACAAATTTCAAACCAAGATTTACAACTGTTTTATCATATCGCCATCCATGGCAATAAAGAAATACCACTCGCACCGAGTGAACAAATCGGTTTAGAAATGACACTATTACAGATGTTAACTTTTCATTCTGAAGCTGATTCTGATAAAAAAAAACACCTAAATTAGCAAAAATAGCCGAAAAAAGGCTAAAAGTAGAAGAAAAAACCAAAATTGAAGAGGAAAATCAACTAAAACCCTCTAAAAAAGAAGAAGAAATAGTCAAAAATATAAAAAAACCGACTAAAAACAATGAAAAATTCCTTTTTACAGTCAATTCTCAGGAAGAATGGGAAACACTGATTAAAACCCTAGATTTCAACATACCTACACGGATGGTACTCAAAAATACCGTTTTTGCAAACGCTGACAATCAAGTGTTAACCCTAAATTTGGACGCACAATATTCCAGCATGTTGACAGAAGCAAGTCATAAAAACATCCTGACAACGCTACAAGAAAATTTTGCAATTACCGATGTAAAGATTAACCTTGATACATTAACAGAGCAAACCTTGGCGCAAAAAGAAATTCAAGCCAATAATAAAAAAACAGAGATAAGGCAAAAAGAATTTTTAGCCGACGAAGGCGTGCAAAAATTACAACAAGTATTCAATACAAAAATAGACTTAAATTCAATCAAAGAGGTGAAAAATGTTTAAAGGTGGAATGGCAGGAATGATGAAAAAAGCCCAACAAATGCAAGACAATGTGCAACAAGCACAAGCAGAAATCAAACAACTCACCGCAACTGGCAAAGCGGCAGGTGGCGCCATAGAAGTCAGCATTAATGGCGAACATCAAGCAACCAATATCAAAATTGACGACAGCGTAATGAATGATAAGGAATTGCTAGAAGACTTAATCCTAACCGCCATCAACGATGCCAATCAACAAATCGCTGACGCTTCCGCTGCCAAAATGAAAACTGCAACTGGTGGAATGAAATTGCCAGGCGGAATGAACTTACCTTTCTAATGATTGAATCCCTAAACCAAGCATTCTGTGCCCTCCCTGGAGTCGGTAAAAAAACCGCACAACGCTTTGTCTATCACCTATTAGAACGCAATCGTGAGGGTGGCTTTGAACTCGCCAAAGCCTTAATCGATGCCATGGAACATGTCAAACACTGCTCATCCTGTCGCACTCTCAGCGAAAAAACCTTATGCAACATCTGTGCCAACAACAACCGCACCAATACCCAACTCTGCATCGTTGAAACCCCAACCGACATCCACGCCATCGAACAAAGTGGTGTCTATAAGGGCAAGTATTTTGTATTAAGCGGCTACCTATCCCCCATCGACGGCATTGGTGCCAGCGAATTAGGCTTAGACGATTTGGAACAAAAACTCCGTGACCAAAGCGTCGAAGAAATTATCCTTGCCACTAACGCCACCGTTGAAGGCGAAGTTACTGCCCATTACATCAGCAATATGTCCAAACAATTCAACATTCGCATCACTCGCATTGCCCACGGTATTCCCATCGGGGGCGAATTAGAATACGCTGATATCAATACCATTGCCCATGCCCTATCGGGTAGAAAAGATTACGACTAAGAGTCAATGCCCTTGTATTCATTTTTTGCATACTGATGAATAATAGCGCCTATTTCCTAAGTCACACTCTCAATATTCAACAGCCTCTTAAAACTACTTAGACAACAGTTCAATTTCATACCCATCAGGGTCTTTCAAAAATGCCACAATCGTCGTCCCTGCATTCATTGCCCCCGCTTCTCGCATAATCTCGGCACCTTGCTCTTTTGCCTTTGTTGTTGCTTGATACACATCTTTCACATTAATGGCAATATGCCCAAACCCTGTGCCGATGTCGTAATTATCCTTACCCCAATTATAAGTCAATTCTAACACTGATTCTTTCGCTTCAGGTCCATAACCTAAAAATGCCAATGTAAATTTACCCTCTGGATACTCCTTTTGACGCAACAAACTCATTCCCAAAACTTCGGTATAAAAAGCAATGGATTTATCCAAATCGCCAACGCGTAACATTGTATGTAAAATTCTCATGATTGTCATCTGTCGTTAAAACATCTTATTTTACCTGCATATAAAACTTACTGTCAGAGACCTTTGCATAAATAGGGATGATTAGCAAAATGACAGGTTTTATTAAATTGGGAATTTTTTAAATCCACTCCTAGCAAGGCTAAGGGTGTTTTTAAAAAGTTTTCAATTTGATGAAAAGTGGTATTTTGATGATTATTCATATTTATGCAAAGGTCTCTGTCAATACTAATTTTTGTGAATGCAGGCGGAACAAGGGATGCTGCTAGATTTGTAATTTCTATTTTTGGACTAGGGTAAGTTTTGAAATGTGGTGATCAATGCCATCTACGATAGAGTTTGGCAATGGGTAATTGTATTTGTTTTTATTCCACGCTGTTAAAGTGCTATCAATTGTTTCTTTGACGGTATCAATGACCAAAGATTTTGGTATGCCTGATTTTTTTGCAAACTTTGCGAAGGATGCTAACGAAATTTTATACATATCTTTTTCGCCTGCCAAATTAAGTGCCAATTTATCGTTAGGTATATAGACGATGGTTGAGACAAAATCATAGGCGGGGGCGAGTTGTGGGGTTTTGCCATCTAGGTAGATGAATGAGAAATTTTTCAAATGCATATCGCCATTGCCAATGATAATATTAAAAACTAAGCGACGGATGAAATCTACGATGCCATCGTGTCCAGTTAGAGATTGAATCATATTTGCGATGTTGTCGTAACTGGCTTTGTCGTATTTATTATTTGGAAATACCCCAAATACTTGAGCAAAATCTTCGATATGAATGCGTTTACTTTGTTCTCGGTCAAAGCGTTTGATGGCAAAAGCTTTGTTGCTTGCCAAAATACCTAATTTGGGTAATCCTGATACTTTGCTCATATCAATTAAACTAATTTCTGGCACCTTAATACCAATTTCTTTGGCAAGCTGCATCATTGAAAATTCATTTTCTGGCACAGCGTTGAATTTTTGCGAGGGTAATTTAACAATCCAATCACCGCCTAATCCGCTAACAGGAATGGTTAATCCGCCATTATTTTCAATGATGGCTGAAAATTTTAATTGCACACCTGCCAATGAAAAACGATAGATTTGGTTTTCAATATTCATAGGTTTGGCTTCTTCTATATTGTTAACATAGAAATTGTCATTAGCTTTAATAATGACATTACCAGGCAAATCCCTGCCTAAAAGTTTGATTAATTTGAATTCACTTTGTTTGTTAATACCGCCTTGTTGTGCGACATATTCACGCAAATGCCCTTCGGGAAGCAAGTTGGAAAAAAATGGGGGTAGTTTGGTTTGCACGATTTTTGTTTCTGCAATGATATGACCCGTTGTGTCGAAAAAAGATTGGCTTAAAATCGGCTTGTCTTTCATAGATAAATACGCATCACTGAAAACAAACAAACTGCGTTCGTTCGCAAGTAGTGTTATTTCACCGACTTTTACATTACCGATAAAGACTTCGAGATATTTTTGCATTAGTCATTTTCCTCATCAAGACGCCACATAGGTTTTTGTGCGTCCTCTGGATTGAGCAGAGAATTGACAGTAGAAAGCATTTTTTTTGGCACTAACACCAGTTCGTATTCAAGTGAATGCGTAATATCAATGACGGTTGAAATCCTTGGATTAATCAAACCTTTTTCTATTGTTGATACATGGCTTTGTGGGATACCTGCTCTTTTACCGAGTTCAGATTGATTAATATTTGACTCTAATCGTATTTTTTTGAGCGATTGTATGACTTTATTTTCCATAAAAGATATTATATAGTATATATTCTTATTTAGTAAATATACTTTTATATATATTTATAAAGTTTTTATCAACGATAATTTGTCACTACGGGGCATCGCTTTGATTGCACATTCGCGTTTTTGGGCGCTACTACGGTCTTTAGCTTTTTCCTGATAAACCAATTCGCAGGGGTGGTTAGCACGGGTGTATTTGGCACCACCAATAATTTCGCCATTATGTTGACGCAGGCGTCTCTTGAGGTCGTTGGTAACACCGCAATACAAGGTGTTATTTGCGCATTGCAATAAATACACTAGCCAAGTTTTATTACTGTTCATAAAGGGTTTATGTTGGTATAATTGCACAGTTTAATCCATCTTTACAAGTTAATGGAAAAAACCTACAATCCTGAACAAATCGAAAACAAATATCGTTCGCTTTGGGAAGGGGGAAATCTTTTCTCTTCTGATTCAAATTCTACCAGTAAAAACGCCTATTGTATTATGCTACCGCCACCGAATGTAACGGGTAGTTTGCATATGGGGCATGCTTTTCAGCACACAATTATGGATGTTTTGACCCGTTATCATCGGGGTAAAGGTGAGCAGACGCTATGGCAACCTGGCACAGATCACGCAGGGATTGCAACGCAAATGGTAGTGGAAAGACAACTGGCTGCGCAGGATATTACTCGCCACGATGTAGGGCGTGAGAAATTTGTTGAAAAGATTTGGGATTGGAAAGCGCAATCAGGTGGCACGATTACTTCGCAAATGCGTCGATTGGGTGCATCAGTGGATTGGGAAAAAGAGCGCTTTACCATGGATGATGGGCTGTCTGATGCAGTCAAAAAAGTGTTCGTGCAATTACACCAAGAAGGCCTGATTTATCGGGGTAAGCGTTTGGTTAATTGGGACCCTGTTTTGCAAACTGCTTTATCTGATTTAGAAGTAGTTGCCAAAGAAGAAAATGGGTTTATGCACCATGTTAAATACCCCTTTGTTGATGGGGATGGTTTTATGGAAATTGCCACCACGCGTCCAGAGACCATTTTAGCGGATGGTGCTTTGGCAGTTGACCCAAGTGATGAGCGTTACAAAAAAATGGTTGGTAAATGGGTTCATGTGCCGATGACTGACAGGAAAATTCCTATCGTTGCAGATGACTATGTCGATATGGATTTTGGAACGGGTTGCGTTAAAATCACACCTGCACACGATTTTAATGACTGGGAAGTGGGCAAACGCCACAAAATGGAGGTGATTAACCTGCTCACCGCAGACGCTAAAATGGGCGAAAATGCACCGAAAGTTTATCAAGGTTTAGACAGATTTGAAGCGCGTAAAAAAATCATCAAAGATTTAGACGAAGCAGGATTATTGGTTGCAGTCAAACCCCACAAACTTACGCCACCACGAGGTGACCGTTCAG
It contains:
- the dnaX gene encoding DNA polymerase III subunit tau, producing MSAVILGVTIFNLEPNMSEPYQVLARKYRPHTFGEMVGQTHTTKTLINALDADNLHHGFLFTGTRGVGKTTIARIFAKSINCESGVSSTPCGTCPTCIEIDSGQSIDLIELDAASHTGVDNMRDMLENAQYMPTKNRYKIYLIDEVHMLSKGSFNALLKTLEEPPEHIKFLLATTDPQKVPVTVLSRCLQFTLQKLTHDEILGQLKFIMDTEGYKYEEPALAQIADFGNGSMRDALSLLDQSISYGNGSVMMADIKAMLGLVQHDDIITLAKHLLNQDAEAVIGFVKELSHKGENLTQALKDLSSLFHQISIAQILGNSDFSDDIKALSIQISNQDLQLFYHIAIHGNKEIPLAPSEQIGLEMTLLQMLTFHSEADSDKKKHLN
- the ybaB gene encoding Nucleoid-associated protein YbaB; translated protein: MAGMMKKAQQMQDNVQQAQAEIKQLTATGKAAGGAIEVSINGEHQATNIKIDDSVMNDKELLEDLILTAINDANQQIADASAAKMKTATGGMKLPGGMNLPF
- the recR gene encoding Recombination protein RecR, with protein sequence MIESLNQAFCALPGVGKKTAQRFVYHLLERNREGGFELAKALIDAMEHVKHCSSCRTLSEKTLCNICANNNRTNTQLCIVETPTDIHAIEQSGVYKGKYFVLSGYLSPIDGIGASELGLDDLEQKLRDQSVEEIILATNATVEGEVTAHYISNMSKQFNIRITRIAHGIPIGGELEYADINTIAHALSGRKDYD
- the hipA gene encoding Serine/threonine-protein kinase toxin HipA: MQKYLEVFIGNVKVGEITLLANERSLFVFSDAYLSMKDKPILSQSFFDTTGHIIAETKIVQTKLPPFFSNLLPEGHLREYVAQQGGINKQSEFKLIKLLGRDLPGNVIIKANDNFYVNNIEEAKPMNIENQIYRFSLAGVQLKFSAIIENNGGLTIPVSGLGGDWIVKLPSQKFNAVPENEFSMMQLAKEIGIKVPEISLIDMSKVSGLPKLGILASNKAFAIKRFDREQSKRIHIEDFAQVFGVFPNNKYDKASYDNIANMIQSLTGHDGIVDFIRRLVFNIIIGNGDMHLKNFSFIYLDGKTPQLAPAYDFVSTIVYIPNDKLALNLAGEKDMYKISLASFAKFAKKSGIPKSLVIDTVKETIDSTLTAWNKNKYNYPLPNSIVDGIDHHISKLTLVQK
- the murU gene encoding N-acetylmuramate alpha-1-phosphate uridylyltransferase gives rise to the protein MKAMILAAGRGERMMPLTKNTPKPLLKVHGKTLIEHTIDRLKDANITDIVINTAYLGDKIQKYLGNGSQFGVKIQYSAENTALETAGGIIQALPLLDDKPFIVINADVLCNLDLSIPTLPSDSLAHLVLIDNPAHNTNGDFSLNNNKVILKQAKTYTFSGIGIYHPDFFKAHLDSEQKLPLITLFKEAINRKKLTGKYYQCDWQDIGTPERLEFVNKL
- a CDS encoding hypothetical protein (UPF0213 protein EF_2693), translated to MNSNKTWLVYLLQCANNTLYCGVTNDLKRRLRQHNGEIIGGAKYTRANHPCELVYQEKAKDRSSAQKRECAIKAMPRSDKLSLIKTL
- the gloA gene encoding Lactoylglutathione lyase encodes the protein MTIMRILHTMLRVGDLDKSIAFYTEVLGMSLLRQKEYPEGKFTLAFLGYGPEAKESVLELTYNWGKDNYDIGTGFGHIAINVKDVYQATTKAKEQGAEIMREAGAMNAGTTIVAFLKDPDGYEIELLSK